Genomic window (Nicotiana sylvestris chromosome 7, ASM39365v2, whole genome shotgun sequence):
TATTACTGCGTTTTATATAAATCGCGGTAATGGACCGCGTTTTATATACCAGTCTTTTCAGCTCCCTATAAATCGCGGTATATAACcgcattttatataaaataattttttttttacacttaaaAACGTATTTTGAGTCAAAAAGAATCATATTTAGGTTCCGGACTCGTATATTGATTATTCAGAAAGTTATTACAGAAAATGGGAAATGCTTTTATACATAAAAGagtgttgaaagaaagaacaattgAAATCGTAAAAATGTTCCAAATTTCAAACTCTAGCAATCTCAACAGATTTCTGAAGAGCACCTAAAAGACTTCTCATGATTCTTGGCTCCCCTGGAGGCGCCTTATCTCTCGACGGTCCATTTCTTATGGCTCGAAATATTGGAGGTGAGTTATCGGTCGCAGGAAAAACCATACAATCTATATATACAAGAACTTCAGTTTGTGCATCTTCAACTGTAATAAAACCAAGTCTGGCTCCGCGAGGAATTTTGTCAACCTGTACACACAACGTTTAACATTAAAACGAATCGTTTGAGTTTTTAGTCTGCAAATTGTATGCATTTTCCATAAGCAAGACTGCTGAATTGGAACCTTTTGTAGTTTGTATCATCAAAGTAATGAATATGAAACAAGccaaagggcagcccggtgcactaagctcccgctatgcgcggggtccggggaagggccggaccacaagggtctattatacgcaaccttaccctgcatttctacaCGAGGCTGTTTCCACGGTTCGAACCGAACCCgtaacctcctggtcacatgacaacaactttatcGGTTACGTGAAGGCTCCCCTACATTATCAAACAAGTCAAAAGACATAGAAGAGAAAGTAGAGCCTATTTTGTTATATAGAAAATTGAAGTTTGCCTCTGAATATTTTGGCTAATCCCCTATTATTTTTTTGAAACTACAATGCCCTTTTTTtcccattttgtaaaacaaaacaTAGATGCTATGAGCCAAACAGATTAAACTTAGGGATTTTTTGGTTAACTTTACAGCCTAGCAACATGGGCTGTTCTACACGTGAAGCTATGGGTTCGCTGAACCTAACAGCTTTAGCTTAGAATTCCGAATTCATAAAGTTCAAATCCTGAATCTGCCTCTACCTCCGAAATTAGGAAGAGTTACCTTTAGAGGCACTGGAAGTGGCAGCATAGCTCCTTGACAAAGACTGTTAGCCCACTGCGAAGTCACAAAACAAAGTATCCTTAAACATAACATAAAGGAGAAGGTATTTATGTGTCCTATTAATAAAGATATTAGTAAAAAAATGTCAAAGGATCAGTGCTTAAAACTACATTTTTGCTTTCTATGTTAATATTTGTGCAGAGGAATTTGCATGCAAAAAGGGTACCTATGATTAATGAACATATAGTTCCTAGTTCCTACCAAAAAGGACTTCATTTCCAACGCTCAAACTCGAGACTTAAGGTTAAGGTGGAAAATTTTTTACCGTTTCACTACACCCCTTGTCATTCAGGGGTGGATCTACCATGTAAACACGGTTCACGTGAACCCGTGGTCCTCGGGTTAAAGTATAGATATGCCGTACATAATTTGACAAAAATAGATATATACACTTGATGGAACCCATGGTCAAAACAGATCAAGTGGTGCACTGATTTTGGTCTTTTATTTCCAATAGTCTAAGAGGTAAGGGGATCAAAACCCCTACCAAACCTTtttgttatatatttttttaaaagtaatAGTGCACCCATCCTTCggaaatcctggatccgcctctggggTCATTGAtgttttcttcacaaacaaatcAGTACAACAAAAGTTCACTTTTCTTAATCTATCTGTGTTTTCCAAGGGAATGGTAACTTGGGATACAAGAACTAGAATACTCTGTTTACCACTTCTAATTAAATGGAATTGAAAATAACTTATTTGCAAGCAAAGGACATTCCAATAAAATTAAATAACACATGAAACCTATCAGATTTTGGTGGAAAGTAACTATCTTGAAACAAAATCACAATCAAAAGTACCTGAAAAAGTAGAGTTTCAAATCTTGCAACATCAATATCCAGAGGCAATTTCATAGTTCCCAAAGACACACCATCTTCATCATCTTGATTTTTAGGTGAAATTCTTCCATCCCCTGCGGCTGCCTTTACCACAACACTCAAATTCTTGAAACCTGAAAACTCACTGATGTTAAAGAACCT
Coding sequences:
- the LOC104215981 gene encoding uncharacterized protein, whose translation is MSSLTTRQLFHITSSNSQVQICLFRSIPVFITNKNNNRSNRFFNISEFSGFKNLSVVVKAAAGDGRISPKNQDDEDGVSLGTMKLPLDIDVARFETLLFQWANSLCQGAMLPLPVPLKVDKIPRGARLGFITVEDAQTEVLVYIDCMVFPATDNSPPIFRAIRNGPSRDKAPPGEPRIMRSLLGALQKSVEIARV